One window of the Leishmania panamensis strain MHOM/PA/94/PSC-1 chromosome 12 sequence genome contains the following:
- a CDS encoding ubiquitin hydrolase, putative (TriTrypDB/GeneDB-style sysID: LpmP.12.0200), translated as MAKLSEESASAGAADTQVERDNTMIHQEPELEPAPPSPPAELVVAASFRADQVSFGDPVEFILGRVDTIELWRAKVVRLNLTQIGVSLMRGVLRHCRLSTPPMRIFDAVESTPPAAQASVQSLGPSPVVQPPLLPYTALESRQMDVQVAEHSEAVQTSVQGVVPVARWRATYQPPNHHCSAHPFLQFSVARRALVQTASRASVPLYIGMLTAFIGYGVASMYSADTEADSLSAGGAAAEESVKPPASTPGAAAATGFQMPGRRLQFTAEMNNALHEVHRAAAEVTCMINHEAKEMHALATAALQSTGKVTRCLTDEDERVQDLRQAQLGRSCRHLCRLVANLYSLVSLLDFFAVEGASLPTQAPAPNTAAAAIAAFHPSDGEVARVMGKVVGTGTSGAGHSDTSKTNVSLLSSSSARRAVAMRMEKHGAQTTPLAPRTDSNTLCATPTSPTATKPIATAIALTAANQTFTAAPAHAYTTERFHKLFGASGHLPQSVWMVFSPVAETLSQFAVSWSLTTGDARSRQAFNTAACAILGEDQRCLLLQMHRLCTRFIVLRHQVYALHPVNPLLFKVKQMLEWNGLFDADKPDAWSYNNGGIDRCDLHTDLLHNTYAHGPQWCVNSCNKMALQAVIAGPYTTTARNSALRGIKEVSTFSPNGIASAGANDGANATLSGLLTESPSSITVSPTQGSSVAALSQLSAVPGYVGLRNSGNTCFLNSVVQLLGSATLFCDDLIARVQDTVFGHSAHADHRTTVAEHAVDSKAMETLFTKYGCRLAMALLLGELQWRGKHHHKRHAVLPDYLTPHLPPPFDDYRQHDASEFWHALMDNLDVPSQPEGAVVASWFSGRTATTITCVTCQRRRLHNDTFWDLSIPLLRSASAPSAPAAGTDRLVSQVEVHHFARATAVTTTYADTPTADLSGNMPIAAAASAGLETAERTEEGAEERTNEKTAPTLRHTVVRGVAEPHSVTSPLPPSMVAANEACKTLQHLLLYALHPTLNKELLYGSNALDCEHCRRCTNTELTTHLVAEIEVEGGTGADVVAADVPDKGVGVVQHTCVTSGCVAAVATGELHVEGESPKPLAAGAHSPPHGGSACVEKASALPQPLTSTAAGGGLPYYLAIQLNRFAYQRVTQSCDKIADGVPLNEVIIVPVYPEITALNGVPAFPACSQGPNRPPGVTNEEDGDASTQHEDNHHHNTPSHRAPTAPRSATPAAPVWIAYRLQSIIIHSGFTPSSGHYFTLTRRPVAAPAQVNIDDINHDEDEHHVSADADLRSMRAYVEELGAALTSCLSTETHFSNAEVVQTTVDAGGASSRCTDVEGAGQQSKDGPTLVSFSAGTGETVRSPTLSSLPTLPTAAVSVSGGRLYENWVMLNDSSVQIVEPDTMRHILHGYGGGVYSAWETPYIILYEKVPVAYEGAVSRDVLPGKEEQTTKCIADPALSVAARLQRLWESRHASLGARSATSVGDTAVKPIHFAPEVLQIFNERLKNDTACSAALNTASHAANKCSSASVDSSGSRSRHTLLRTVEHQGASATTLRTAVASPLGARKDTSAFLSDSSSTDQAFASPRPRRLMSTPKGTRRYSVNPNHHSAEEHRKHSGAEHGAAALSSSCSDASLDTDDE; from the coding sequence ATGGCCAAGCtcagcgaggagagcgcgtctgcaggagcagcagacacGCAGGTGGAGCGTGACAACACAATGATTCACCAGGAGCCGGAGCTGGaaccggcgccgccgtcaccccCCGCGGAGTTGGTCGTTGCTGCGAGTTTCCGTGCTGATCAGGTGTCGTTTGGCGATCCAGTGGAGTTCATACTTGGCCGAGTCGACACCATTGAACTATGGCGAGCGAAAGTCGTGCGTCTTAATCTGACGCAGATTGGCGTGTCATTGATGCGCGGTGTACTGCGGCACTGTCGCTTATCAACACCGCCGATGCGGATCTTCGACGCCGTGGAGTCgacaccgccggcagcgcaggcATCAGTGCAGTCGCTTGGCCCCTCGCCGGTGGTGcaaccgccgctgcttccctaCACGGCGCTCGAGTCCAGGCAGATGGAtgtgcaggtggcggagcACAGTGAAGCGGTACAGACTTCCGTGCAGGGAGTCGTCCCTGTAGCGCGCTGGCGGGCAACATATCAGCCACCGAATCACCACTGCAGTGCACATCCCTTCCTTCAATTCAGCGTTGCTCGGCGCGCACTCGTGCAGACCGCAAGCCGCGCCTCTGTGCCACTTTACATCGGTATGCTCACTGCCTTCATTGGGTACGGCGTGGCGTCCATGTACAGCGCCGACACAGAGGCCGACTCGCTCAgcgcaggtggcgcagcggcagaggaaTCTGTCAAGCCCCCGGCGTCCACGCccggagccgccgccgccactggtTTCCAGATGCCTGGCCGCCGTCTGCAGTTCACCGCTGAGATGAACAACGCACTCCACGAGGTCCATCGGGCAGCGGCCGAGGTAACGTGCATGATAAATCAtgaggcgaaggagatgcACGCGctcgcgacggcggcgctccAGTCGACTGGCAAGGTGACAAGGTGTCTGACCGACGAGGATGAGCGGGTGCAGGACTTGCGCCAAGCGCAGCTCGGTCGATCATGTCGACACCTTTGCCGCCTCGTGGCAAATCTCTACTCTCTCGTGTCCCTCCTTGACTTCTTCGCCGTTGAGGGCGCGTCCCTGCCGACGcaggcgccggcgccaaacaccgcggctgctgccatcgccgcttTTCATCCGTCGGACGGAGAAGTAGCCAGGGTGATGGGAAAGGTGGTAGGCACGGGAACAAGTGGCGCAGGTCACTCCGACACAAGTAAAACCAACGTCAGCCTCCTATCCTCATCTTCCGCTAGGAGAGCTGTGGCAATGCGGATGGAGAAGCACGGCGCTCAGACAACCCCACTGGCCCCGCGCACAGACAGCAATACTCTCTGTGCCACACCCACGTCCCCCACCGCCACGAAACCTATCGCCACCGCAATCGCACTGACAGCAGCAAACCAAACCTTCACGgcggcacctgcgcacgCCTATACAACGGAGCGCTTCCATAAGCTCTTTGGCGCATCCGGCCACCTACCGCAGAGCGTGTGGATGGTGTTCTCCCCCGTAGCTGAGACTTTGAGCCAGTTTGCAGTGTCCTGGTCTCTCACGACGGGTGATGCGAGAAGTCGGCAAGCCTTCAATACCGCAGCCTGCGCGATACTCGGCGAGGAtcagcgctgcctgctgctgcagatgcaTCGACTGTGCACGCGCTTTATCGTGCTACGGCACCAGGTGTACGCACTGCACCCCGTCAATCCTCTGCTCTTCAAGGTGAAACAGATGCTGGAGTGGAACGGCCTCTTCGACGCCGACAAGCCAGACGCGTGGTCGTACAACAATGGTGGCATTGACCGGTGCGACTTACACACTGATCTACTGCACAACACCTACGCGCATGGTCCTCAGTGGTGCGTGAACTCCTGCAACAAGATGGCGCTTCAAGCGGTGATAGCGGGGCCCTACACCACAACTGCTCGCAACTCGGCGCTGCGTGGGATTAAAGAGGTAAGCACGTTTTCCCCAAATGGTATCGCCTCTGCCGGTGCGAACGACGGAGCCAACGCCACCCTCTCTGGGCTTCTGACAGAATCACCGTCGTCAATAACTGTGTCGCCAACGCAGGGTTCCAGCGTGGCCGCACTATCCCAGCTCTCTGCTGTGCCAGGCTACGTTGGGCTTCGGAACAGTGGCAACACGTGCTTCCTCAACAGCGTTGTCCAGCTGCTCGGCAGCGCTACCTTGTTCTGTGACGACCTCATCGCTCGAGTGCAGGACACCGTCTTCGGCCACTCAGCGCACGCAGATCACCGGACTACTGTGGCCGAACATGCCGTCGATTCCAAGGCGATGGAGACTCTCTTTACCAAGTACGGTTGTCGCCTCGCTATGGCGCTTCTGCTCGGTGAGCTCCAGTGGCGTGGgaagcaccaccacaaaCGCCACGCAGTACTGCCAGACTACCTCACTCCACACCTGCCCCCGCCGTTCGATGACTATCGACAGCACGACGCCTCGGAATTCTGGCACGCACTGATGGACAACCTGGACGTGCCGAGCCAGCCcgagggggcggtggtggcgagtTGGTTTAGCGGCcgaacggcgacgacgatTACGTGTGTGACCTGCCAGCGCAGGCGCCTGCACAATGACACTTTCTGGGATCTCTCCATCCCACTCCTGCGCTCTGCCTCGGCTCCCTCTGCGCCAGCGGCTGGGACGGATCGGTTGGTGAGCCAAGTGGAAGTGCACCACTTCgcccgcgccaccgctgttACCACCACGTACGCAGACACGCCAACAGCCGACTTGTCAGGCAACATgcccatcgcagcagcagcctccgCAGGGCTGGAAACGGCGGAGcgcacagaggagggggccGAAGAGAGAACTAACGAGAAGACAGCACCGACTCTGCGCCATACTGTGGTTCGCGGTGTGGCCGAACCTCATTCCGTcacatcgccgctgccgccctcgATGGTGGCAGCCAACGAGGCATGCAagacgctgcagcatctGTTGCTCTATGCGCTCCACCCGACTCTCAACAAGGAACTTCTGtacggcagcaacgccctGGACTGCGAGCACTGCCGTCGATGCACCAACACCGAGCTCACAACACACCTTGTCGCGGAGATCGAAGTGGAGGGCGGAACGGGGGCCGATGTGGTAGCAGCAGATGTGCCCGATAAAGGCGTGGGCGTCGTGCAGCATACGTGCGTCACTTCCGGCTGTGTAGCCGCCGTGGCAACGGGGGAACTCCACGTTGAAGGGGAGTCGCCTAAACCCCTTGCAGCAGGTGCGcattcccctccccacggcGGGTCGGCGTGCGTGGAGAAGGCTTCGGCGCTGCCACAACCGCTGACCAGCACGGCAGCGGGAGGTGGCCTCCCCTACTACCTCGCTATTCAGCTGAACCGCTTCGCGTACCAGCGCGTCACGCAGTCCTGCGACAAAATCGCCGATGGTGTACCCCTCAATGAAGTCATCATCGTTCCGGTGTACCCCGAGATCACGGCGCTAAATGGGGTACCGGCATTCCCTGCCTGCTCACAGGGGCCCAACCGCCCGCCTGGGGTGACCAACGAagaggacggcgacgccaGCACACAACACGAAGACAACCATCACCACAACACCCCTTCCCATCGAGCCCCTACAGCACCGCGCTCTGCGACACCGGCGGCTCCAGTGTGGATTGCGTACCGTCTGCAGTCCATCATTATCCACAGTGGCTTCACCCCGAGTAGCGGCCACTATTTTACCCTCACACGCCGTCCGgtagcagcaccggcacagGTGAACATCGATGACATCAACCACGACGAAGACGAGCACCATGTGAGTGCTGATGCGGACCTGCGGTCCATGCGCGCGTATGTGGAGGAGCTGGGGGCCGCCCTGACGAGTTGCCTTTCCACAGAAACCCACTTCTCCAATGCGGAAGTGGTTCAGACAACAGTGGACGCGGGCGGCGCTTCGTCAAGGTGCACCGATGTGGAAGGCGCAGGACAACAGTCGAAGGATGGGCCCACGTTGGTTTCCTTCTCGGCCGGCACAGGGGAGACGGTGCGGTCCCCAACGCTTTCCTCACTGCCAACTCTGCCAACCGCTGCCGTGTCCGTGAGCGGCGGCCGCCTGTACGAGAACTGGGTGATGCTTAACGACTCCAGCGTGCAGATAGTTGAGCCGGACACGATGCGCCACATCCTACACGGGTACGGAGGTGGTGTCTACTCTGCGTGGGAGACGCCGTACATCATCTTGTATGAGAAGGTGCCCGTCGCGTACGAAGGAGCGGTGTCACGCGACGTGTTGCcagggaaggaagagcagaCAACTAAATGCATCGCTGATCCCGCACTTTCAGTAGCGGCGAGGCTGCAGCGCTTGTGGGAGTCCCGCCACGCCTCGCTAGGGGCTCGAAGCGCCACCTCTGTCGGTGATACCGCCGTCAAACCGATTCACTTCGCTCCTGAAGTCCTGCAGATCTTCAACGAAAGGCTGAAAAACGACACGgcgtgcagcgccgctctcAATACGGCCTCGCATGCCGCAAACAAGTGCAGCTCTGCGTCGGTTGACAGCAGCGGGTCACGCTCACGTCATACGTTGCTGCGCACGGTGGAACATCAGGGGGCGTCTGCCACGACCTTGAGGACTGCTGTGGCCTCTCCCCTCGGCGCCAGGAAGGACACATCCGCATTCTTGagtgacagcagcagtactgACCAGGCTTTCGCATCGCCACGGCCGCGTCGGCTAATGTCCACCCCCAAGGGCACCCGGCGTTACAGTGTCAATCCCAACCAccacagcgcagaggagcacCGCAAGCATAGTGGCGCCGAGCACGGCGCGGCCGCACTTAGCTCAAGTTGCAGCGACGCAAGCTTAGACACTGACGACGAGTAG
- a CDS encoding hypothetical protein (TriTrypDB/GeneDB-style sysID: LpmP.12.0210) translates to MPLAQSSFPAPPDSDGGSKEGKPEKASMTPERRTQERMCSSFTSASALTGTPGASVTTSGRGNKDCEAERIDAEHHAVSDTQDHEPLLHQMSSSTDITDSTSSLLRPQLFTLLHGAGTARTAAGDGASSSVVNPILAPISSSTPTTAVSKVSAGPLGTPSSCQQIEPQLSCDTSTAAALNSSSATTPLTTAGVSACVLFFSSPRGRNLSNVSHRLYQTFFLWADAAASLAASSSTRTTPTEKSRVLPPLSSSSTRAGHEDASDAGAAAAVGHVEAEGRSESTGVTAPLLTWVHPAIEKRRPAGTDLPDDGTAAATAATPSVTRQRQAAGVGCSDVVPPRSVASSLTSCSVTAVTQSGPQAKESKSHTFTKATATQAPLLLECEGAGSSSAPVTGCSPTESGLPPEVSSQHTDESESSSSDLRFSSTASPSMHLARYTITDAEQRSRPSERSGHAGNPHDHGDCSRDIKPGGSRDDGTKERRPNHDHNSDRHGAARSRDGDVAYITMSSLITQVAVPPTVHEVLRNANATKEELWMALRTACQQCELLQRRLARAEGALGKGEEGEATEDEEGAADEEGALTNTTAHRRRCRHVDTPSKKPLRTHTVEEKKKATNRGNTVKVVSAAQSRTSSTQADSAQMPSSTAPPTPTQTSRQSSSGHQARKRFAKPVPAAASTPPTSASVLFSGRTSTTAVNLHGRGYCGNNDASSALRNRVSEAIRRFEAKRKAPPHSPRVRQSPEMHTRPEICGLGRPMNSRDVTNGSQLSRASTACKTVRDPQHSPHMESGSSRSSSDTGAASWCVSRSGSANSLGEAPVSSGSGILMMPEQPVIAGLEAQDHVAQRGCKSTERVQPSPKRQKSRHRHREAPLLSVNLVSATQDESVCSNGPAAATESLTALSGAAGSIPATWPSYGMQAFCKGSRGAESRNGGPRAACSPMQLSTARRQSGWAQPTSANGASAAVIASLVTPLSGALPALHPSIVSRRSPTLRPTLQSGESISSESARLRQHPSPKATPYRAAAARVSYHTTQKQQRTSPQSRSPKTAALPAASATLEMLKQLQQEDAPVPPVTSDDQKAALRQWRREAAVMKVKGSAPTC, encoded by the coding sequence atgccgctggcgcagtcGTCATTCCCCGCCCCGCCTGACTCAGACGGTGGCAGCAAAGAAGGTAAACCCGAAAAGGCCAGCATGACACCAGAGCGTAGGACGCAGGAGCGAATGTGTTCATCGTTCACCTCTGCCAGCGCTCTCACAGGTACTCCTGGTGCCTCTGTAACCACTTCAGGGAGAGGCAACAAAGACTGTGAGGCTGAGCGCATCGATGCCGAACACCACGCTGTGTCAGACACACAGGATCATGAGCCCCTGCTGCACCAGATGTCGTCCTCGACAGACATTACCGACTCTACATCGTCACTCCTGCGACCCCAGCTATTCACCCTCCTCCACGGTGCCGGCACCGCAAgaactgctgctggagacggCGCGAGTAGTAGTGTGGTGAATCCAATTCTCGCGCCGATTTCCTCTTCCACACCCACAACGGCGGTGTCTAAGGTGAGTGCGGGGCCGCTTGGCACACCCTCGTCTTGCCAACAAATTGAACCACAGCTGAGCTGTGACACgagtaccgctgctgctctaaacagcagcagcgcaacgacTCCCCTAACAACCGCTGGCGTCTCCGCATGCGTcctgttcttctcttctcccagGGGCCGGAATCTCTCTAACGTTAGTCACCGCCTCTATCAAACCTTCTTCCTCTGGGCTGACGCGGCGGCATCATTGGCGGCGTCCTCGTCGACTCGGACGACCCCGACAGAAAAATCCCGcgtactgccgccgctgagcagcagcagcactcgagCCGGTCATGAAGATGCCTCAGatgctggcgccgccgcagcggtggggcATGTGGAGGCAGAGGGCCGATCAGAGTCGACGGGAGTCACTGCGCCACTCCTTACCTGGGTGCACCCCGCCATTGAGAAGCGGCGACCGGCGGGTACTGACCTGCCTGATGAtgggacagcagcagcgaccgcagcaacgccatccGTGACTCGGCAAAGGCAGGCAGCGGGCGTCGGCTGCAGCGATGTCGTCCCTCCTCGCAGTGTTGCGAGCTCTCTAACTAGCTGCTCTGTCACTGCTGTCACGCAAAGTGGTCCTCAGGCGAAGGAAAGCAAGAGCCACACCTTTACCAAGGCTACTGCAACGCAGGCGCCGTTGTTGCTGGAGTGCGAAGGTGCCGgttcctcctctgctccgGTCACTGGCTGCTCCCCAACAGAAAGCGGTTTGCCTCCTGAGGTATCGTCGCAGCACACCGATGAGAGCGAAAGCAGCTCGTCCGATTTGAGGTTTTCATCCACCGCTTCCCCCAGCATGCACCTCGCGCGGTACACCATCACGGATGCGGAGCAGCGCAGTCGCCCATCGGAGAGGTCAGGCCATGCGGGTAACCCTCACGACCATGGCGACTGTAGCCGCGACATCAAACCAGGAGGGAGCCGCGACGATGGGACGAAGGAACGTAGGCCTAACCACGACCACAATAGCGATCGCCACGGTGCGGCGCGATCGAGGGACGGGGATGTCGCGTATATCACCATGTCCTCTCTCATCACCCAGGTGGCCGTGCCTCCAACTGTCCATGAGGTGCTTCGTAACGCGAATGCCACTAAGGAAGAGCTGTGGATGGCACTGCGAACGGCCTGCCAGCAGTGTGAGTTGCTTCAGCGTCGTCTCGCACGAGCTGAGGGAGCACtaggaaaaggagaggaaggtgaAGCGACtgaggacgaggaaggggcggCGGATGAAGAGGGTGCGCTCACTAACACCACAGCGCACCGACGCCGGTGCCGCCATGTGGACACGCCCTCAAAGAAACCcttgcgcacgcacacggtagaggaaaagaagaaagctACAAATAGGGGCAACACTGTCAAAGTCGTGAGCGCGGCGCAGAGCAGAACGTCAAGTACGCAGGCCGATTCAGCGCAGATGCCCAGCAGTACCGCTCCACCGACTCCTACACAAACGAGCCGCCAATCCAGCTCTGGACACCAGGCGCGGAAGCGCTTTGCAAAACCTGTccctgctgcggcatcgACTCCCCCAACTTCGGCATCTGTCCTGTTCAGCGGACGCACAAGTACTACCGCCGTGAACCTCCATGGCAGAGGCTATTGTGGTAACAATGATGCGTCGTCAGCTCTGCGCAACCGCGTATCGGAGGCGATTCGCCGCTTCGAGGCAAAGCGCAAGGCCCCACCGCACTCTCCGCGCGTGCGCCAGTCACCcgagatgcacacacgccctgAAATCTGCGGCTTGGGTAGGCCAATGAACTCGCGTGATGTCACGAATGGTTCGCAGCTTTCTCGTGCATCAACTGCCTGCAAAACTGTGCGTGATCCCCAGCACTCGCCGCACATGGAGAGCGGCAGCTCTCGAAGTAGTTCTGACACAGGCGCAGCGTCGTGGTGTGTATCGAGGAGCGGAAGCGCCAATAGTTTAGGCGAGGCGCCTgtctccagcggcagcgggatCCTGATGATGCCCGAGCAGCCAGTCATCGCTGGATTGGAGGCGCAAGATCACGTCGCTCAGCGCGGCTGTAAATCCACTGAGCGAGTGCAACCGTCACCGAAGCGGCAGAAGtcccgccaccgccatcgtGAGGCGCCGTTGTTGTCAGTCAACTTAGTTTCCGCAACGCAGGATGAGAGCGTCTGCTCCAACGGTCCGGCTGCCGCCACGGAAAGCCTGACAGCACTCTCCGGAGCTGCAGGCTCCATCCCGGCCACCTGGCCGTCATACGGTATGCAGGCGTTCTGCAAGGGTAGTAGAGGTGCGGAGAGCCGCAACGGTGGCCCACGTGCGGCCTGCAGCCCCATGCAGCTGAGCACAGCGCGGCGTCAGTCCGGATGGGCGCAACCGACGAGCGCCAACGGTGCCTCGGCAGCGGTTATTGCCAGTCTGGTGACGCCTCTCAGTGGTGCATTGCCTGCTCTGCACCCCTCCATTGTTTCCAGACGCTCGCCCACTCTACGCCCCACCCTCCAGAGTGGGGAAAGCATCTCCTCTGAATCAGCACGGTTGCGGCAGCATCCTTCGCCGAAGGCGACTCCCTACagggctgccgccgcgcgcgtCTCGTATCACACCACTCAGAAACAGCAGCGTACGTCTCCTCAATCGCGCAGCCCCAAGACAGCGGCGCTTCCAGCAGCCTCTGCAACGCTGGAGATGCTCAAGCAACTACAGCAGGAAGACGCGCCGGTCCCGCCCGTCACCAGTGACGATCAgaaggcagcgctgcgccagTGGAGACGCGAAGCAGCAGTAATGAAGGTGAAGGGGTCCGCGCCAACGTGCTAG
- a CDS encoding proteasome regulatory ATPase subunittcc1l8.3, putative (TriTrypDB/GeneDB-style sysID: LpmP.12.0220), whose product MICRTETHQLMKEESAAKQEVKRIQAVPLVLGNFVEAVDSVRGIVSGTSGSQYFVRILSTLNKEHLKPNVSVGLHKSSNACVQLLPSETDATITLLNSSDRPDVTYSDVGGLDMQKQEIREAVELPLTHAGLYEQIGIDPPRGVLLYGPPGTGKTMLVKAVARHTKASFIRVVGSEFVQKFLGEGPRKVRDVFRLARENAPSIIFIDEVDSIATKRFDAQTGADREVQRVLVELLTQMDGFDQTTNVKVIMATNRWDTLDPALLRPGRLDRKIEFPYPDRRQKRLVFQVCTSKMNLSPEVDLEDYVTRPEKLSGADIQSICQEAGMLAVRKNRYVILPRDIENAYRTVIKKTGEETYDFYS is encoded by the coding sequence ATGATCTGCAGGACCGAGACGCATCAGCTGatgaaggaagagagcgcgGCGAAGCAGGAGGTGAAGCGCATCCAGGCCGTGCCCCTCGTCCTCGGCAACTTCGTCGAGGCTGTGGACAGCGTGCGCGGCATCGTGAGCGGCACGAGCGGCTCACAGTACTTTGTGCGAATCCTCTCTACCCTCAACAAGGAGCACCTCAAGCCGAACGTCAGCGTCGGCCTGCacaagagcagcaacgcctgcgtgcagctgctgccgagcGAAACAGACGCAACGATCACGCTGCTCAATTCGAGCGACAGGCCCGACGTCACGTACTCAGACGTGGGTGGCCTGGACATGCAGAAGCAGGAGATccgcgaggcggtggagctgccgctgacCCACGCGGGCTTGTACGAGCAGATCGGTATTGACCCTCCCCGCGGTGTGCTGCTCTATGGTCCGCCCGGCACCGGCAAGACTATGCTGGTGAAAGCTGTGGCACGGCACACGAAGGCCTCCTTCATCCGCGTTGTCGGCAGCGAGTTTGTGCAGAAGTTCCTCGGCGAGGGCCCTCGCAAGGTGCGTGACGTGTTTCGCCTCGCCCGCGAGAACGCGCCATCGATCATCTTCATTGACGAGGTCGACTCCATCGCGACCAAGCGCTTTGATGCCCAGACCGGTGCCGATCGCGAGGTGCAGCGTGTGCTGGTGGAGCTCCTCACCCAGATGGATGGTTTTGACCAGACAACGAACGTGAAGGTCATCATGGCCACAAACCGCTGGGATACGCTGGACCCCGCGTTGCTACGCCCTGGCCGCCTCGATCGCAAGATTGAGTTCCCCTACCCCGATCGCCGCCAGAAACGCCTTGTATTTCAAGTGTGCACATCGAAGATGAACCTGTCGCCGGAAGTGGACCTCGAAGACTACGTTACGCGGCCGGAGAAGCTGAGCGGGGCTGATATCCAGTCAATCTGCCAGGAAGCGGGTATGCTGGCAGTGCGAAAGAATCGCTACGTCATTCTGCCGCGAGACATCGAGAATGCGTACCGTACGGTGATCAAGAAGACGGGAGAGGAGACGTACGACTTCTACTCGTGA
- a CDS encoding hydroxyacylglutathione hydrolase, putative (TriTrypDB/GeneDB-style sysID: LpmP.12.0230) yields MRNYYTKKFGSTFSVTVVPTLKDNFSYLINDHATHTLAAVDVNADYKPILKYIEEHLKQQANTGVTYNFRVILSTHKHWDHSGGNAKLKAELEAMNSLVPVVVIGGANDDVPAVTQPVREGDRVQVGELSVEVIDAPCHTRGHVLYKVHHPQHPNDGVALFTGDTVFIAGIGAFFEGDERDMCRAIEKVYHINQDNNYALDAVTFVFPGHEYTAGFMNFSENKFPDRVGDDLSFIRAQKAKYAAAVKKGDPSVPSSLADEKRQNLFLRVADPAFVEKMNQGNMQELMLHLYNACD; encoded by the coding sequence ATGCGCAACTACTACACGAAGAAGTTCggctccaccttctccgtcACGGTGGTGCCCACCCTTAAGGATAACTTCTCCTACCTGATCAACGATCATGCCACCCACACGCTCGCGGCCGTGGATGTGAATGCCGACTACAAGCCCATTTTGAAGTACATCGAGGAGCACCTGAAGCAGCAAGCTAACACCGGCGTCACGTACAACTTCCGCGTCATTCTTAGTACCCACAAGCACTGGGATCATTCAGGTGGCAACGCGAAGCTCAAGGCCGAGCTAGAGGCGATGAATAGCTTGGTGCCAGTGGTGGTGATCGGCGGTGCCAACGACGACGTCCCTGCTGTCACACAGCCAGTCCGCGAAGGCGACCGGGTCCAGGTTGGAGAGCTCTCCGTTGAGGTAATCGATGCGCCGTGCCACACCCGCGGTCACGTACTGTACAAGGTGCACCACCCGCAGCACCCCAACGACGGTGTCGCCCTCTTCACAGGCGACACTGTGTTCATCGCCGGCATTGGCGCCTTCTTCGAGGGAGACGAGAGGGACATGTGCCGCGCGATTGAAAAGGTGTACCACATCAACCAGGATAACAACTACGCCCTCGACGCGGTCACCTTCGTCTTCCCCGGACACGAGTACACTGCCGGGTTTATGAATTTCTCAGAGAACAAGTTCCCTGACCGTGTCGGTGACGACCTGTCGTTCATCCGGGCACAGAAAGCAAAGTACGCGGCAGCCGTGAAGAAGGGCGATCCATCGGTGCCGAGCTCGCTGGCAGATGAGAAGCGGCAGAACCTCTTCCTGCGCGTGGCTGACCCGGCCTTTGTGGAGAAAATGAATCAGGGCAACATGCAAGAGCTCATGCTGCACTTGTACAACGCCTGTGACTGA